ATGCGGAGACGGCGTCGAGGGTCGGGAACATTTCAAGGCCCCAGGCGGCGACCGCGGCGCGGACCGAGGCCGACATCCTGTGGTGCCGGGCGACGCGGGCCTGCATGCCTTCTTCCTTGATGATGGCGAGGGCCTCGGCAAGGGCGAGGAACAGGGGCACGGCCGGGGTGTATGGGGTTTCCATCGGGCTCTTCTGGCCGTTCTTCCGGTAGGCCGCGAGGTCGAGGTAGAAGGGCCTCTTCTCGGCGATCCTCTCCCAGGCGCGGTCAGAGACCGCGACGGCCGCAAGGCCTGCCGGTGCGGCGAGGCACTTCTGCGAACCGACGATCGCAACGTCCACATTCCACTCGTCCATGCGGACGTCGTCGCCGCCGACGGAGGTGACGCCGTCCATCACGAAGAGGGCGTCGTGCTTGCGGGCGAGTTTCCCGACGTCCTTCGCCGGGTTGAGGATGCCGGCGGAGGTCTCGTTGTGGACCATCGTCACGACCTCGGCGCCGTTCTCCAGGGCCTCGGCAAGGGCGTCCAGGTTGACGGGCGTGCCCCACTCTGAGTTGATGGCGGTCGCTTCGCCGCAACGCTGCCCGATCTTCCAGAGGCGCTCGCCGAATTTGCCGTTGACGAGGGAGGCAATCTTTTTGCCCTGCCCGAAGTTGGCGATCGCCGCCTCCATGCCGGCGGTGCCGGAACCGCTGATGATGTACACCTCGTTTTTGGTCCCGAAGCAGTCCTTGAGGACGTCAACGCTCTCGGCGTAGGCGGCGCCGAACTCGGGGCCGCGGTGGTTGATTGCCTGCCGCATCATTGCCTGCCGAACCCGTTCCGGCACCGGTACCGGGCCTGGCAGCATCAGGAGTCTTTCGTTTTCCATAAGAGATCAGTATATACTGGTGCACGCTAGGGGGAAATGTAGGTTACCCCCGCGGCCGTGCAGGACAAAGGATAACCACCTTTCGGGCTATACTATCCTGAGGAAAATAGAGAGATATCATGCCTGATGTTGCCGTTATTACAGGGTCGGCCTCGGACAGCGCCATCGCCGAGAAGGCCGCAAAAGTGCTCGACGAGTACGGGATCACATACGACCTCCAGGTGATCTCGGCCCACCGCGACCCGGACCGCCTGGAGGGGTACGTGAAGGCCTCGGACGCGAAGGTTTTCATCTGCATCGCCGGGATGTCGGCGGCCCTGCCGGGTGTCGTCGCCTCGAAGACGAAGAAGCCGGTGATCGGCGTCCCGGTCTCAGGAAAACTCCTCGGCGGCCTCGATGCGCTCCTCTCGGTCGTGCAGATGCCGAAGGGCGTGCCTGTCGCCTGCGTCGCGGTCGATGGCGGGGAGAACGCCGCCCACCTGGCGGCGAGGATCCTCGGGGTGGCCTGATCAGGACGATGACTGTCCAGCCGACCCTTCGGACCGCGCATCTCTTTCTTGCGCCGTTCAGGTTCTCAGACGCCCCGGAGATCGCACGCCTTGCCGACGACCCCGCGATCGCAGATACGGCGGTGCGGATGCCCTACCCGTACCCGCAGGGAATGGCCACGGCCTGGATCGCGGCGAGCATCGCGGGGTGGACGAACGGCCGGTGCGCTGTCTGGAAGATTGTGCGGGCCGGCGACGGCGTCCTCATCGGGTCGGTCGGCCTGACCATCGACCCCGCGAACAGGAACGCCGAACTCGGCTACTGGATCAGGACCGACGCGTGGGGGCGGGGTTATGCGACCGAGGTGGCGGTGGCGGCCGTCGCCTTCGCTTTCGGGCCCCTCGGCCTCCACCGGGTCCATGCCTCCTGCCTGCGGCGGAACCCGGCCTCCGCGCGGGTGCTCGAAAAGGCCGGGCTGCGCCTTGAGGGATGCCGGCGGGGGCACCTCTTTCACAGAGGGCGTTTCGAGGACGTGCTCAAGTACGGGGTGGTGGAAGGGGATCTTCGCCCCTCCCGTGATGAAGAGGGAAAAGAGCCGCGGGTGCCCGGGAACCCCGGACCCCGGAGATATCTGGAGACGGCGGACCTCTGATCCGCCGTGCAGGGAAAATGGGCTCTGAAGAATCGCTCATGAAACGGAGTTTCAGGCGGTTCTTTGAAAACATCGCTGGCTCTGTACAACAGGAATTTCCTGGAACTGAAAAAAAGTTTTAGTCCTTCGGCTGGAGGAGGTTGACGATCTTTTTTGCGACGCCGTCGGCCTTCTTCACCGCCCGGGCGTCTGTCATGATCTCGCCCGGGAGATAGGCCTTCCCGCAGACATGGCCGAGGTACGAGAACTGGTGGGTGTTCAGGAATCCCTCGATCGTCTCCAGGGAACGCTCGCAGCCGCGGTCGGCGCAGACCGTCACCGCCACGGCATTCCTGCCCGCGAGTTTTCGGTCATGGTACAGGGAGTAGGTCCGGTCGATGAGGTTCTTCATCTGGCCGTTGACGTCATAG
Above is a genomic segment from Methanofollis sp. UBA420 containing:
- a CDS encoding GNAT family protein; translated protein: MTVQPTLRTAHLFLAPFRFSDAPEIARLADDPAIADTAVRMPYPYPQGMATAWIAASIAGWTNGRCAVWKIVRAGDGVLIGSVGLTIDPANRNAELGYWIRTDAWGRGYATEVAVAAVAFAFGPLGLHRVHASCLRRNPASARVLEKAGLRLEGCRRGHLFHRGRFEDVLKYGVVEGDLRPSRDEEGKEPRVPGNPGPRRYLETADL
- a CDS encoding flavodoxin family protein, with protein sequence MKVLGVSGSMRKDGNTAQLVRYILAKVQMSGIETEFVSLAGRIVHPCTGCERCKETKWCVIEGDGWGDIAQRMLEAEVVVIGSPTYYYDVNGQMKNLIDRTYSLYHDRKLAGRNAVAVTVCADRGCERSLETIEGFLNTHQFSYLGHVCGKAYLPGEIMTDARAVKKADGVAKKIVNLLQPKD
- a CDS encoding alanine--glyoxylate aminotransferase family protein, whose protein sequence is MENERLLMLPGPVPVPERVRQAMMRQAINHRGPEFGAAYAESVDVLKDCFGTKNEVYIISGSGTAGMEAAIANFGQGKKIASLVNGKFGERLWKIGQRCGEATAINSEWGTPVNLDALAEALENGAEVVTMVHNETSAGILNPAKDVGKLARKHDALFVMDGVTSVGGDDVRMDEWNVDVAIVGSQKCLAAPAGLAAVAVSDRAWERIAEKRPFYLDLAAYRKNGQKSPMETPYTPAVPLFLALAEALAIIKEEGMQARVARHHRMSASVRAAVAAWGLEMFPTLDAVSAYSNTVTAAKMPEGVTDSALRGTVKKMGIEIAGGQDHLKGKIFRIGSMGAVSAPEILATLATVQYALRKAGVAGVGDGVEAAAEVLDA
- the purE gene encoding 5-(carboxyamino)imidazole ribonucleotide mutase, whose protein sequence is MPDVAVITGSASDSAIAEKAAKVLDEYGITYDLQVISAHRDPDRLEGYVKASDAKVFICIAGMSAALPGVVASKTKKPVIGVPVSGKLLGGLDALLSVVQMPKGVPVACVAVDGGENAAHLAARILGVA